From Piliocolobus tephrosceles isolate RC106 chromosome 16, ASM277652v3, whole genome shotgun sequence, the proteins below share one genomic window:
- the SLC35G6 gene encoding solute carrier family 35 member G6, whose product MNTRSWLGTLSPPADRSTSAGSHPYFNLPDFTQPSPPSTPSSLPSHQRCQPSDATKGLLVALLGGGLPAGFVGPLSRMAYQASNLPSLELLLCRCLFHLPIALLLKLRGDPLLGPPDIRGWACLHAVLNVLSIGCAYTAFQVVPAGNAATVRKGSSTVCSALLALCLESQGLSGYDWCGLLGSILGLIIIVGPGLGTLQEGTTGLCTAVGYGLAFLGGLTLSLGLRVYCSLHFPSGLPTVAFLFGLVGLLGSVPGLFVLQTPVLPSDLLSWSCVGAVGILALVSFTCVSYAVTKAHPALVCAVLNSEVVVALILQYYMLHETVAPSDIMGAGVVLGSIAIITARNLSCEREGKVEE is encoded by the exons ATGAACACACGAAGCTGGCTGGGTACTTTGTCCCCACCAGCGGATAGATCCACATCT GCTGGCAGTCACCCCTACTTCAACCTGCCCGACTTCACGCAGCCATCGCCGCCCTCCACTCCATCCAGCCTCCCCTCACACCAGCGCTGCCAGCCCTCTGATGCCACCAAGGGTCTGCTGGTGGCCCTGTTGGGTGGGGGCCTGCCTGCTGGCTTTGTGGGCCCCCTTTCTCGTATGGCTTACCAGGCTTCAAACCTGCCCTCGCTGGAGCTGCTCCTCTGTCGATGTCTCTTCCACCTCCCTATTGCCCTGCTACTTAAACTGCGTGGCGACCCACTTCTGGGACCTCCTGACATCCGAGGCTGGGCCTGCCTCCATGCCGTGCTCAACGTCCTCAGCATTGGATGTGCCTACACTGCGTTTCAGGTGGTGCCCGCTGGCAACGCTGCCACTGTTCGCAAAGGTTCTTCCACCGTCTGCTCTGCCCTCCTCGCCCTCTGCCTTGAGAGCCAGGGTCTCAGTGGCTACGACTGGTGTGGACTGTTGGGTAGCATCCTAGGATTAATAATCATTGTGGGACCTGGACTAGGGACACTGCAGGAGGGGACCACAGGTCTCTGCACCGCCGTAGGTTATGGGCTGGCTTTCCTGGGAGGCCTGACGCTGTCCCTGGGGCTTCGGGTCTATTGTTCTCTGCACTTTCCCTCAGGCCTCCCAACAGTGGCCTTCCTATTTGGCTTGGTGGGGCTGCTGGGCTCTGTGCCAGGCCTCTTTGTGCTGCAGACCCCCGTGCTGCCCAGTGACCTCCTGAGTTGGAGTTGTGTGGGGGCAGTGGGGATCCTCGCCTTGGTCTCCTTCACATGTGTGAGCTATGCGGTCACCAAGGCCCACCCTGCCCTCGTGTGCGCTGTCCTGAATTCTGAGGTGGTGGTGGCCCTTATACTGCAGTATTATATGCTCCATGAGACTGTGGCACCTTCTGACATCATGGGGGCAGGGGTTGTGCTGGGCAGCATTGCCATCATCACAGCCCGGAACCTCAGCtgtgagagggaagggaaggtggaGGAGTGA